A DNA window from Mycolicibacter hiberniae contains the following coding sequences:
- a CDS encoding PadR family transcriptional regulator translates to MTEAADNARDAWSVSPTGCALLGMLSGGDELSGYDIKKWFNWTIRFFYSSPAYSQIYSELKRLEQQGLVTSRVDAGIRSRRMYQITDSGLAAVTKWANEEPVEPPTLKHNPLLRVIFGHLMNPGRLREILTAHVAHVEQMHRAAATEARWTGEEPAWSYARLALRWSEDYYAAERDLALQMIKDLDEVDEIFAKGGEEGTKFPVRDYWYEVERRIAAEDDQT, encoded by the coding sequence GTGACCGAAGCAGCCGACAATGCTCGCGACGCGTGGAGCGTGTCGCCCACAGGTTGCGCGCTGTTGGGGATGCTGTCGGGCGGAGACGAGCTCTCCGGGTACGACATCAAGAAGTGGTTCAACTGGACCATCCGGTTCTTCTACTCCAGTCCGGCATACAGTCAGATCTATTCGGAGTTGAAGCGGCTTGAGCAGCAGGGGTTGGTCACATCCCGCGTCGATGCAGGTATTCGCAGTCGGCGGATGTATCAGATCACCGATTCCGGACTGGCCGCGGTGACAAAGTGGGCCAACGAGGAACCCGTTGAACCTCCCACCCTCAAACACAACCCGTTGCTGCGGGTCATTTTCGGTCACCTGATGAATCCTGGCCGGCTCCGGGAGATTCTCACCGCGCATGTCGCCCACGTCGAGCAGATGCATCGTGCGGCGGCAACCGAGGCGCGTTGGACCGGTGAGGAGCCGGCGTGGTCCTACGCCCGGCTGGCACTGCGCTGGTCGGAGGACTACTACGCGGCCGAACGGGACTTGGCACTGCAGATGATCAAGGACTTGGACGAGGTCGACGAGATCTTCGCCAAGGGCGGTGAAGAGGGCACGAAGTTCCCGGTGCGCGACTACTGGTATGAAGTCGAGCGGCGTATCGCCGCCGAAGACGACCAGACCTAG
- a CDS encoding flavin reductase family protein has product MPATTTRTPPGDLLVPQAPAMRHVLGHFCTGVAVITAHDGCSPLGFTCQSVTSVSLDPPYVSFCPAKASSSWPMIRDVGRLCVNILSEHQVGVGTQFAGRGRDKFSGISWYPGVNGAPTLDGTLASIEADVESEHDAGDHTIVIARVTGLRAHQESGPLLFYRGGFGGYSDFGGGRHG; this is encoded by the coding sequence ATGCCCGCCACCACCACCCGAACGCCACCCGGCGACCTGCTTGTGCCGCAGGCTCCGGCGATGCGTCACGTACTGGGGCACTTCTGTACCGGTGTCGCCGTCATCACCGCACATGATGGATGCAGTCCGCTCGGTTTCACCTGCCAATCGGTGACGTCGGTATCACTGGACCCGCCATATGTCTCGTTCTGTCCGGCCAAGGCCTCCAGCAGCTGGCCGATGATCCGCGACGTCGGCCGGCTCTGCGTCAATATCCTCTCCGAACATCAGGTGGGCGTGGGCACACAGTTCGCCGGTCGTGGCCGCGACAAGTTCAGTGGGATCAGCTGGTACCCGGGTGTCAACGGGGCGCCCACATTGGACGGCACGCTCGCGTCGATCGAGGCAGACGTCGAATCCGAACATGACGCCGGCGACCATACGATCGTGATCGCACGGGTGACCGGTCTACGGGCCCACCAGGAAAGCGGTCCCCTGTTGTTCTACCGGGGCGGCTTCGGCGGTTACAGCGACTTCGGCGGCGGCCGCCATGGCTGA